One segment of Prinia subflava isolate CZ2003 ecotype Zambia chromosome 11, Cam_Psub_1.2, whole genome shotgun sequence DNA contains the following:
- the LOC134556088 gene encoding G-protein coupled receptor 55-like — protein MNDTHGKGNISATVELFQLIVYTPTFILGLLFNIMALSFLFFKVKKLSESTVYMIALIFLDTLLLFTLPFKIISYHLQDNWNLGSVFCSTLESLYFVNMYGSILISLCICVDRYIAIQYPFVALTLRSVRKAAMVCALVCLGTSVGTASTFQLHGKGRNISSCFHNFSKSTWENVGLFSTLQIIFFGSMAAMTFCTARTVRCLRRHRNPDNPQTHSTRAERIVVTNLAAFLVCFTPYHVAYFMYFLVKNNIVHSSFQQVLRDTVQVTLCWANLNCCLDGVCYYFVLKESLDDPLQNSEKRATQNL, from the coding sequence ATGAATGACACCCATGGCAAGGGCAATATCAGTGCTACTGTGGAACTGTTCCAGCTCATCGTGTACACGCCCACTTTTATCCTGGGATTGCTGTTCAACATAATGGCTCTGTCATTcctgttttttaaagttaaaaagcTGTCAGAATCTACAGTCTACATGATAGCCCTTATATTCCTGGATACTTTGCTGTTGTTTactcttccttttaaaatcatttcCTACCACCTTCAGGACAACTGGAACTTGGGGTCTGTGTTTTGCTCCACCTTGGAGAGTCTTTACTTTGTGAACATGTACGGCAGCATCCTCATCTCCCTGTGCATCTGCGTGGACCGGTACATTGCCATCCAGTACCCCTTCGTGGCCCTCACCCTCAGGTCTGTCAGGAAAGCTGCCATGGTCTGTGCTCTCGTCTGCCTGGGCACCTCTGTGGGGACAGCCTCTACTTTCCAACTGCATGGAAAGGGCCGCAACATCTCGTCCTGCTTCCACAACTTCTCCAAGAGCACGTGGGAGAACGTGGGCCTGTTCAGCACCTTGCAGATCATCTTCTTTGGCAGCATGGCAGCCATGACCTTCTGCACTGCCCGAACTGTCCGGTGCCTGAGAAGGCACAGAAACCCAGACAACCCCCAAACACACAGTACCAGAGCAGAGAGGATCGTGGTGACAAACCTGGCCGCCTTTTTGGTGTGTTTCACACCTTACCATGTGGCATACTTCATGTACTTTTTGGTGAAGAACAACATCGTCCACAGCAGTTTTCAACAAGTGCTACGAGACACTGTCCAGGTCACCCTTTGCTGGGCAAACCTGAACTGCTGTCTTGATGGGGTGtgttattattttgttttaaaggagtCTTTGGATGACCCATtgcaaaacagtgaaaaaagagCCACACAAAATCTTTGA